The genomic stretch CCAGCGGCGGGCGGCGGCGGCCGTACCCGCGGGCAGCAGCACCCCGGCCAGCGCCAGCCCGGCCACCAGCACCAGCGCCGCCGCCGGCAGGATCGTCAGCCCGATGATCACCGCGGCCAGCCCGGCGATGGCCGCGGCGGCCGCGGGCAGCAGGCAGCGGACGAGCAGGTCCTGTACGGCCTCGGTGTCGTCGACCATGCGGCTGAGCAGGTCCGCGCCGCCGTGGCGGGGCTGCTGGGGCGGGATCAGGGCCCGGTAGAGGTCCTCACGGGTGCCGGCCTGGGCGCGGAGTGCCACGTCGTGGCCGGTGAGGCGTTCGACGTAGCGGAAGACGCCCTTGCTCGTGGCGAACGCCCTGGTCGCCACGATCGCCACGCTCAACGCGGCCAGGGGCGGCTGCTGGGCGGCCCTGGTGATCAGCCAGGCCGCGGCGGCGATGAGACCCAGCCCGGCCAGGTCCGCCGCCGCTCCGGCCAGCACCGCCCACACCAGCCGCTTCCCCATGCGCCCCGTCATCCTTCGTCCCCTTCACGCCGCCCCGCCGCCACGTGCCCGTCCGCAGCCGCCACCCCGTGCTCGCCCGGAAGCACCGCTGCCGGTCCGCCCTGAGGCGCCTCTCCCTGATCGCGATGATCGGCCACCCCGCGGTGAAGCGGCGCGGCGGGCTCGCGGGCGGGGGATGGCGGGGTGCGGGTGGTGTCGGAGATGACGCGTCCCTCGTGGAGCCGGATGACACGGTCGGCGAGGTCGATCATGGCAGGCCGGTGGGCGACGATGACGGCCGTACGGTCGCGGGCCAGCTCCGCCGTCCCCGTCACCACGGCCGCCTCGCTGCGCCCGTCCAGCCGCGCCGTGGGCTCGTCCAGCAGCAACACCGACGCGTCGGGACGGCAGAAGGCCCGCGCCAGCGCGATGCGCTGCCGCTGCCCGGCGGACAGGTTGGCCCCCCGCTCGCCCACGACGGTGTCGAACCCCTGGGGGAGCGCGGCCACGAAGTCGGCGTGGGCGGCGGTCGCGGCCCGGCGTACCTCGTCCAGAGAGGCCGCGGGCGCACCGAGCCGGATGTTGTCGGCCACGGACGTCGCGAACAGATGGGGCCGCTGCGCCACGAACGCGAGCCGCGCCCGCCAGCTCGCCACATCCAGCTCCCGCAGATCGACCCCGTCCACCAGGACCCGCCCCTCCGACGGCTGTACGAAGCCGAGCAGCAGGTGCAGCAGCGTGCTCTTGCCGCCCCCGCTCTCGCCCACCAGGGCGACGCGCTCGCGCGGCCCGATGGTGAGGGTGACGTGCTCCAGCGCGGCGGCGTCCCTGCCCGGGTAGCGGACGGTCACGTTCTCCAGCCGGATCTCCGGGGCGCCGCTGGAAGGCGCGGCCTGCCGCCCTCCGGAAGCCGGCGGGTCGCCGGCGGAGTCGAGCACGGCGAAGGCCGCGTCGGCCGCCGCCACCCCCTCCATGGAGGCGTGGAAGCGGGTCCCCATCGCCCGCAGCGGCAGGTACGCCTCCGGCGCCAGCAACAACACCAGCAGCGCGGTCGTCAGATCCAGCGAACCCCCGAGCAGCCGCAGTCCGATCGGCACCGCCACCAGCGCCAGCGACAACGACGCGCACAGCTCCAGCACCAGCGACGACAGGAACGCCACCCGCAACGTCTTCATGGTCGCGCTGCGGTGCGCGTCGGCCACCTGCTGGATGACGCCGGCCTGGTAACGCGCCCGCCCGAAGGCCCGCAAGGTGGGCAGCCCGCGCACCACGTCCAGGAAATGGCCTCCGAGCCGCGACAGCGCCCGGTACTGGCGCTCGGTCACGGCCTTGGTCGTCATGCCGACCAGCGCACCGAAGACCGGGATCAGCGGCAACGTGACCAGCACGATGACCGCTGAAGCCAGATCGGCGGCGAACAACCGCACGAGCACGGCCAGCGGCACCACTGCGGCCACCGCGATGGCCGGCAGGTAACCGGTCAGGTAGGCGTCCAGCCCGTCCAGCCCGCGCCCGGTGAGGGTGACCAGGCCGCCCGAGCGGTGCTCGGTGAGCCGCCCAGGACCGAGCTCGCGCAGCCGGCCCAGCAGCCGGTGGCGAAGCGCGGATTTGACCCCGGTCGCGGTACGCCCGGCGAAGACGCCCTGCGTCCACGCGAGCGCCGCACGCAGGAAGACCACCGCCGCCAGCCCCGCCAGCGCGATGACGGCGAACCGTCCGGACAACACCCCGGCGAGCAACTCGGCCTGCACGAGCACGAGCAGCCCGGCCAGCACGGCCACGGCCATGGTGACGGCCAGGTGACGGCGTACCGACCGCTCGGCCCGCATGAGCCGTAGGAGATCCTTGTGCACGAGTCCTCTAGAAGAACGACGGGAGCCGGAAGGCATCCTTTCCTGGACGGAAAGTGCGCCACACCCATAGTTGCGCGCCCACCATGATGGGTGCGACCGGCAGGACCATGACACTGAGCACATTCAGGGTCGCCGCCGGCGCGCTGTGCTCCAGCAGGTACGGCATCGCCCCCGCCAGCACCCCCGCCGCGGGCAGCGCGGCGACGACCCCGGACAGCAGCAGCGCCCGCCCCGACCGGGCCGCCCCGAACTCGCCGGGCGCCCGCCACGCCAGGAACGTCCACCCGTGCAGCGCGAACAGCAGCGTCACCACCACGCCCAGCATCAGCCCGAGCGGATGCACCGGCGAGGATGCGAACCCGGTGGCGGCGGCGTAGAGCGCCATGCCCCACCCGAAGGACAACCCCAGCGACCCGAACGCGATCATCGCGTCCCAGAACCCGCGCCACCGCGAGCCGTCGATCCTGCGCCGGAACCACAGCCCGGCGTCCCGCAGCACCCAGCTCAGCAGCATCGCCACCACCACCGGGTACAGCCCGAACAACACCTCGCCTTCG from Nonomuraea polychroma encodes the following:
- the cydD gene encoding thiol reductant ABC exporter subunit CydD: MHKDLLRLMRAERSVRRHLAVTMAVAVLAGLLVLVQAELLAGVLSGRFAVIALAGLAAVVFLRAALAWTQGVFAGRTATGVKSALRHRLLGRLRELGPGRLTEHRSGGLVTLTGRGLDGLDAYLTGYLPAIAVAAVVPLAVLVRLFAADLASAVIVLVTLPLIPVFGALVGMTTKAVTERQYRALSRLGGHFLDVVRGLPTLRAFGRARYQAGVIQQVADAHRSATMKTLRVAFLSSLVLELCASLSLALVAVPIGLRLLGGSLDLTTALLVLLLAPEAYLPLRAMGTRFHASMEGVAAADAAFAVLDSAGDPPASGGRQAAPSSGAPEIRLENVTVRYPGRDAAALEHVTLTIGPRERVALVGESGGGKSTLLHLLLGFVQPSEGRVLVDGVDLRELDVASWRARLAFVAQRPHLFATSVADNIRLGAPAASLDEVRRAATAAHADFVAALPQGFDTVVGERGANLSAGQRQRIALARAFCRPDASVLLLDEPTARLDGRSEAAVVTGTAELARDRTAVIVAHRPAMIDLADRVIRLHEGRVISDTTRTPPSPAREPAAPLHRGVADHRDQGEAPQGGPAAVLPGEHGVAAADGHVAAGRREGDEG
- a CDS encoding cytochrome d ubiquinol oxidase subunit II codes for the protein MEVIWFVVFAVLLAGYFALEGFDLGVGLLLPVLGRTGAGRDRMVAAVAPYVLANEVWLVAVAGTLFGVYPLLEGEVLFGLYPVVVAMLLSWVLRDAGLWFRRRIDGSRWRGFWDAMIAFGSLGLSFGWGMALYAAATGFASSPVHPLGLMLGVVVTLLFALHGWTFLAWRAPGEFGAARSGRALLLSGVVAALPAAGVLAGAMPYLLEHSAPAATLNVLSVMVLPVAPIMVGAQLWVWRTFRPGKDAFRLPSFF